aacagattttttttttatcctactGGAAGCAAATCTACACGGTCCAAAGAGGACAGTTTTTCCATAAGAATTGACAGTTCCTCAGTTTagagtctgggtgtcatccTCAATAGTTCACTGTCCTTTCATTCATACATAAACAATATTATCGATTCTGTGTATTTCCATCTAGGTAACTTTAATGatttcctcccctccctctccccgtGCATCACATCTATTCTTGtccacagcctcgtcacctcctGCTTCGACGACTGTAACTCTCCCTCAGAAATCCCTGCGAAAGCTTTGAACAGTCCAATATTCAGCGGCTTACATTATCACCAACACCCCCTTCTTTCCACAGCATCGCCCCAGTCACACAGCAACTCCACTGGCTCCTGGTCAAATAGAGGATTGAATATAAAATTCAGCTTCGCACATTCAAAGCCATCCACAAGCTCGCCCCTCCTTATCTGTCAGACCTCCTCCCCCACATTGCCGCCCCTGGCCGCTCCCTCAAATCCTCTTCCTTCATCCACCTCACTGTGCCCTCCACCCACTTCAGCACCATAGGTTGAAAGGCTTTCATCCACTCTGCACCCAGACTCTGGAAGTCACTGTCTCCGACTGCATCACtcagtttttattctgtctGGAAGCTTTTGTCGAGTCTTTCATTGCTTTTATTCTCGTCTTGCAGCATCTTTGAGCGTTTCGGAGGGAAAAGCACTCCTCTAACAACTCGCTgctgttattattatcattattgctattgttattatcattatcattttaACTAATGTTAGTTTGTCTGTGATATGGAAAATATTTCTTCACAATAAAAACCCATTCATCTAACAACCCTCTGTGCCATTTTAGTAATTCACACTGTTGGTCTCAAAGCAACCACAGATGGTGAGTCAGCCATGGAGATAGTGTGTTTTAGTACATTGCTGGGAGACAACCCAAGCACAGAGGGAGAGCATGCAACATGAGAATTTGCCTTGATGCAAGAGAATTAGCAACAATCCCAAAAATTACCTTATTTTTCACTGCAGTTATGAGAGAAAGAAGTAAAGTATTGGGACATGTTATTTTGGTTTGGAAAATCAATCCCCACACTCATATTTTATATAGCCTATCCATCTTAAAGTCACAGGGGACTGAAGCCAATCATAACTGACATTGGACAAAGACAGGGTACCAATCTATCACcggacagacagagaaacagagagataGAAAATATACATGCTACATTCAGACAGACGGTCACCTCAGAGTCACTAATCTCGgctgtgtttctggactgtgggaggaacctGGAGTACTTGGAgtgaactcaaacacacacaggtagaacatgcaatctccacacaAAAAGACACATGAGCTCAGAAACATTTGTTCAAAACCTCAGCCTTCCATTTGCCTTGTTTTCAAATGCACACAGCGTTATTATAAacgagagagaggaagacagcaCAATGCAACAAGAAGCCTCCACCAATCTACACCTCAGCTAATGTCCACTGATGGACCATAATGTGCATCTGTCAAGTAAATACTTggcatttagtttttttgtagGGGTTATTAATTAATAACATCCATTAGATTATTGCTGAGGCCTGGGCTCATTCCAATTTCCACTATTTCAAGATGTTTGACATCACAGCGTAATTAACTTAACCTTTGGCTCTCTCGCTCCGCTGCTGGATCCCGTCACTATTCTCCACCATCCTTtctctgtctgctgcctttgccAGCCGAAGATGTGTCCTTGGCTGTTCCAGACAAATCCAACTGTCTGTCCCACTGTTTGAAGGAGGTGCAAAACAACTCATGAAGAATTTCTTTTATGACTGTTTAACCTTTAgtgactgtgattggctgctaACTCTCTTAGATTGAAAGTAATTAAGTGGAGATGATTTCAAACACACATCATCATAGCATAACTCTGCAGTACATTCTGACTATGCCCACACTGCCGTGATTGGATGTATACAGTTCTGCTGAAGCCAAACGAAAGCCTTTGCATTGTTGGTTATTTAGAATACACTGaaacagcagtgatggagctaCCACAGTGCCACCACCAAATGTTGCACCTGTTCTTAACACATCTGAAAAGGTACAGCAAATCAGCTCAGCTTTTATTGTGGTGTTATGCTTTTCCTGTatttgcagtgtgtttacagtgtgcaATCTTTTCTGAATCTGTTCCGTCACTTCTGTTATTCCATCTCTTTTGACTTTGAGACCAATGATATCATTTATTGTGATatccattattattatcaatataAATTCAGATTTCTCTTCTCTAACTTCCGACTTCCACCAACACATCCAACTCCATTCTGTGCTTGCGGGGGCTCAGTGCTCCGTCCAATCACTCCTTGGCAAACGCAAAGCTGCAATGAAAAGCCTTATTTCAATACTCGTGTTTGCACATAATGACACTCTGTTCTTGGTTGATCAGCCACGAAACTCACCCAAACTGAAACTGCATCCTATTTGCATGCAATTCAACACGCTTTGTATAGGATTTTAGTCAATCAGACCCTAAATATAACAGATTTTGGGTGCAGTCCTCCTCAACTTTTGGTAACCCCTCTGCACCCCCATGTACAATCGTCAGGATCCGCCCTGGGAAACCTTTAGTTTTTCTCTTATCTACAGACCTGATGATTTACCAAGACACAGCTCCACTACAATAGAGCACTAAAAGTAGGACCAAGTGATTTGTACTGTTAACATCGACTTTCAGTCCTAAAGGCGAGCATACACGTTTCTTTGATGGATGATCTGCCGGACTCGGTGCGTCAGATGTGATAATGGTCCACCCATACAGCCCGGCCGGGCGGAGGCAGGGACAGAAGCGGCGCGTCCGCGGACGGGAAGCAGCTCAGTGGCTGTGCGCGCGCGCACCTCCCCTCTCCGTGGCGCGGCGCGCAGCCTCCTCTCGCTGCGCTGCGCGCGGAGCCCTGCGATTCCTGCTCTCCGTGCCAGAACCTGCAGCTGTCTCTGTtgcgtcccgccgccgccgccgccgtgggaACTCTTCGTCCCGCAGACCggtccgccccccctcccctccccctgaAGTGCGAGCGCAGAAAAACCGAAGGATATCTCAactttttttgaacattttcgcAAACACTGTTTGGAGACTGATTGAAGACACCTGAATGTGTGTGGCGCCCCGTCCGCGTGCTGACTGAAGTCTTCGCACGGCTACAGGAATGTGGAGCGCAAGTCTAACTCAACGGTGAGTGTTGTTAAGCGTTAATTATTGCCCattgtgcgcgtgtgtgtgtggctgtgtgtgtgtgtctgtgtgcgtgtgttgggGGGGAGTATATGAGTGTATGCACGCGCGCTGGGCTGCAAAATGAATTCATATTCAGATCTTGAATGGCAAGTCTGTGCACGACAGGCTTTCAATCCAAACGGCATTTAAAGTGAAGAAAAGCAACTATGGCGCAGCCTGCACTAAACAATGAAGCATGTCTTTAAAAGTGCCTGAATGCACGTTTACAAATCTAATgtttcctcgtgtgtgtgtgtgtgtgtgtgtgtgtgtgtgtgtgtgtgtgttcccctcTTGCAGTAGAAGGACCTACCTCTGCCCCTGACACCATGACCACAGACTTGAACTTGACCTCTCTGCTAAATGTGACAGATCTGCACAACCACACAAGAGGATGTTCCCTCACCAAGACGGGGTTCCAGTTCTATTACCTGCCCACCGTTTACATCATGGTGTTCATCACCGGGCTGGTGGGCAACAGCCTGGCCATTTGGATGTTCGTGTGCCACATGAGACCGTGGAGCAGCATCTCCGTCTACATGTTCAACCTGGCCCTGGCTGACTTCTGCTACGTTCTCTCGCTGCCTTTTCTCATTTTCTACTACTTCAATAAAACGGACTGGATATTTGGAGACGTGCTGTGCCGACTGCAGCGCTTCATCTTCCACGTGAACCTCTATGGGAGTATCCTGTTTCTCACCTGCATCAGTGTTCACAGGTACACCGGTGTGGTGCACCCACTCAAGTCCCTCGGCCggctgaagaagaaaaatgctgtAATTACGAGTGCGTTGGTCTGGGTGGTGGTTGTTCTAGCTATCTCCCCCATTCTTTATTATTCCAGGACTGGCTTGAAGCGTAATGCAACCACTTGTTACGACACCACCATTGATCATGAGCTACAGGGTTATTTCATCTACAGCATGACTTTGACTGTGTTTGGCTTCTGTATTCCGTTTATCATCATATTTTGTTGCTACGGCATGATCGTCAAAGCGTTAATCTGCAACGATATGAACAACGCGCCCCTGAGGCAGAAATCCATCCACCTGGTCATCATAGTGCTTGCAGTCTTCGCCGTCTCCTACCTGCCTTTCCACGTAATGAAGAACCTGAACATGAGAGCGCGGCTTTACTTCCAGAGCCCCGACATGTGTGAGTTTAACAACCGTGTCTACGCCACGTACCAGGTGACACGGGGGCTGGCCAGCCTCAACAGCTGCGTGGATCCTATCCTTTACTTTCTGGCTGGAGATACGTTCAGGAGGAAGCTGTCACGGGCCACTAAGAAGCCCTCGAGGAAGGGGGACCATGTCCTCCAGTCCAAGAGCGAGGAGACGGCGCTCAACAGCCTGGCTGAGTACGTGGAGAATGGAGACCGGAGGCTGTGACGGAGCACGTCTGTGTGGACGCCTGTCTGCGTTCAGCAACACGATGGAGCCAGAATGAGCAAATGC
The sequence above is a segment of the Salarias fasciatus chromosome 14, fSalaFa1.1, whole genome shotgun sequence genome. Coding sequences within it:
- the p2ry1 gene encoding P2Y purinoceptor 1, which encodes MTTDLNLTSLLNVTDLHNHTRGCSLTKTGFQFYYLPTVYIMVFITGLVGNSLAIWMFVCHMRPWSSISVYMFNLALADFCYVLSLPFLIFYYFNKTDWIFGDVLCRLQRFIFHVNLYGSILFLTCISVHRYTGVVHPLKSLGRLKKKNAVITSALVWVVVVLAISPILYYSRTGLKRNATTCYDTTIDHELQGYFIYSMTLTVFGFCIPFIIIFCCYGMIVKALICNDMNNAPLRQKSIHLVIIVLAVFAVSYLPFHVMKNLNMRARLYFQSPDMCEFNNRVYATYQVTRGLASLNSCVDPILYFLAGDTFRRKLSRATKKPSRKGDHVLQSKSEETALNSLAEYVENGDRRL